The segment CCTACAAAGAACATTATGAATGTAATTAGGAAGGCGCTTCACAGGAAAATTAAACAGCTCAAGGAGTTATGACCAAACTAAACTACCTCCTTTCTAATAGCCGATGAATCCTCTCCACCAACAGGAACATCAGGGTGAGTCATATTTGGTATAGACCGTGCCACTTGTTGGAGCTCATCTTGAAGCTTCACGAGGTCTTCTTCCAGAGTTACAAGACTCTCCTTAAGACTTTTAcctgaagtaaaaaaaaactctttttaatCTTCAACAAAAAAACACAGACCAAGCAAAGAAAATGAAATTCCTCTCATATTACCTTCTTCAACGAGTCTTTCACGTTCTGAAGGTTCAAGCTTCCCTTTCATCTTCTTGGCAACGTTGTTCCTTTCCTCACGAATCCCCTCAACTTCCTGCTATCTGCAAGCGTTGATTAGCTGAACCGAGAGAAGAAAGATAAACGTTTGAATTCAATTCCTAAACCAATGCCACCAAAACACTCGATGACTAAACACTATCCAGAAACTAACAAAGACACAATCTTTTGCATCTCCTCCTATTCAAAGTAGCTGACTTTACATCTTTCCATAACTTAAAGTTCCCAAACTTTGAAATTGAGCTTAATTGGTAACAGGAGAGTAACCTTCTGGAGATTGACCATGTTCTCGTAAAGCTCGATCACACCTCCCAAATCAGCATTCGAGTTTCTATTCTTGATATTGATTTCAACCGCTTCCTTGTTATCCCTTATCCACTTGAAGTCAATGGAGGCCTTCCACTGAGGCCTCGCAGCTAAAACTCGCAACCAGTAACGAATTAGTCAAATGATTTGACGAGGTAAGAGAGATCGAAACATGGATAATACCAGAGGAATCCGAAGCTTGCGTGGGTGGAATCTCTTGTACAGCGGCGGGGGAAGCGGAGAAGGCTCTGACGAGGAAAGGCTTACGCGGGTGAACATGGCGGGAGAATTGACCAAGTGTTTGGAGAGTATTGGGAGGGATTGGTTTGAGGAAGAGGCGAGAGGTGAATGTGGAGAAGGTCAAAGGGACGGTGGCGAGTCTCAGTGTGTGTAAACCCATCGCCGGAgctgagagaaaaaaaagacacGACGGCTTGTTAAGTTTATCATCTGCTCTGCTCTTTGCGTAGTGATACCGAAACGTTGTCGTTTTAACACAGAAAAATTGGTTAGTGGTTTTAGTTTTGCGTTCAGCTATTCAGTTCGGTTTGGGTTATTAATGTTAGGATTGGTTCGGTTCagataataaaactaaaaaccaagAGTGACCAACATAATTAGATTTGGTTCATATAAAATTTCGGATGATTTGAGTAATAATATCGGTTGCTCAGATGATttggattaaaaaaaagttttaaacattaaaataaacttaataatgTTAGAGAATTCATTTTTAGatataaattatgtttataGATATTCAGTTATACCTAATATTTGAAGTATAACTTTTTaagtataaaattttgattcatATAACTATTCAGTTTTGGTTTGATTCTCTTTAATTCGATCCGAATCAATTCTTTTGGTTCCAGTTAATGGGTCCATGCTTAGTTTAGTGTTTCAGAtgtgttaaaattttatttcaataACAGTGAAACAAGCAAATACCCTCTTGGCAAAAAGAACGTACACTTTCATGCCAAATCAGAACAAAGAAAACAGAAGTCATTCAAGAAAAGCAAGAGACACAAGTCACAGACGAAGAAGACACCCACATCATGACGGCTTGTAATATTTGGTAGCCACGAACGGCATCTTAGTGATGTTGCCTTCATAAGGCTTCCCACGGACCACGATCTTAACTTTGGTCCCATTCTTATGCTGACCCGACTTAACATACCCCATGGCAATGTTCTTCTTCAAGTTGGGACTAAACCCACCACTCGTGATCTCACCAATCTTGTTACCACTTTCATCATGCACCTCGCTATGCGACCTTGCTGGTGGTCCCGAAGAGAAGAATCCAACTCTTCTGATCGTTGGTCCATCTTGAAGCTGTTTGAGGATCACATCAGCTCCAAGAAACCCTCCTTCGGCTCTTCTGCGTTTCCCTATGGCCCATGTGAGCCCAGCTTCGACAGGAGAAATGTGTTGCTCCATGTCGTTGCCGTAGAGACAAAGCCCTGCTTCTAGCCTGAGACTGTCTCTTGCTCCTAGGCCTGTGAGTCTTACTTTTCCCTCGGATTTCTCCAGGATTGCTTTGGCTAAATCAACTGCATGCTCGGATGGAACCGAGATCTCAAACCCATCTTCCCCAGTATACCTGAAAACACAAAACATAACTCTTTCTAGTAGAACCAAGAAACGAAAAGATAGTATAGCGTAGGCTTGCGGGTTCGGGTGGCCCGTAGTTATGTTAATTCGGTCAACATAAATTTTACCAAATTAACCCGAAATAAAGTTCAGTTTGGTTCGGTATTTGGTTAATTCAGTTTTTGAAAATCCTACCAAAGTTCTTGATTCcggttatatttttatttaattttgttaaaattttggataagtTCGATTAATTTCCGTTAAATTCGGTTAGTTTGGTTGTTTTGGTTTGAAATTTGATTAGTTCAGTTTCTTCAGTTCGGTTTTTTGGTATGATTTAGTTATGATTTCCTTTTAAAGAAAACCAAAGTAACTGATTGCTGAACTGAACCAAACTGAACCAAAAACTAAACTTTTCTAGAAAACCTACCGAATCGAACCGAACTCCTAACCAaaaatttcggttcggttcgacgGGTCCAGTTCAGTTCAAAATCCCAGCCCTAGTATAGCATCTGACTCAAAGCTGACAGTGAAAGTGTGAAACGTGAGATGTTACCCGGTCCTGGTAAGGAAGCAAGTGGAACCATTAATGTCCAGAATCTGGAACTGCCCAAAGTAAAGCTTGCTCAAGTCTTCTTTAGTCAAATGTTGAAGCACCGGAGCAGCCAAAGGACCCTACATCACACAGTTCAAGATCACAATGTGCTCTAACTACAAGGAGACaatcttttgttttaaaatcaaTAAGCCAAACCTGAAGGGCGAGAAGAGATCTATCATCATGAATATGCCAAGAGACATCACCACCTTTGGATTTAAAAGCCTTCATGTGCTCTTCAATATGAGCCAAATCCTTATCCCTACAACCAGCATTCACCACCAAATAGATATGCTCATCCGTCACTTTGGTAATCACCGAGTCATCAATAGCACCTCCCTTCTCGTTCGTGAACACCGTCAAGCTCCCGGTCCCAGGAGCCAAACCAGCCACGTCAGCAACCACGAGCGTCTCGAGAAAAGGAACACAGTCTTTGCCCTTGAGGCTCAAACCACACATGTGAGCAACATCAAACAAACTGCCATTGACTCTGCAGTTAACGGTCGAGTCCATGATGGAGTCTTTGTACTGAATCGGCATGCTCCAGCCAGCGAAAGGAACCATCTTTCCACCGTGTGCGACGTGGAAGTCGTAAAGAGCTGTCTTTTTAAGGTCGGCGTCAGAGGAGAAGCAGCGGCGTGACAGAGCTTTCTTGTCGGATTGAGCTAGACGACGGGTTATGGATTGCCCTAGCTGCCATAGACTCCCACCTCTCATCTTCTACATAACAGTTTGATCCAAGAGTAATCAAAATACAATCAGATAGACAAAAAGGAGAACACTTTGAATCCATAAAGTCTTTAACTATAAGATTCAGATTCATTACATAACATTTGAAACCAATCTGGGGACTCAGTAACAGCAATGAGATCGAATTTATAATTTcacaaagaaataaaacatCATAATATGAGATTCTGTGAATGAAAACATTGATCGGAGACAAAGAAATGAAAAGGGTTGTGTAGAAATCTTACAAAGATCGAGACTTTGTTTTGTCCCTGGAGCTTCCTGAGATTCCTGATCCTACTACTTTGTAGTGTTGTTGTTGCTTTGAACTGATGAATtggtaataaataaattaaaaatatcggTTTCAGTGGCAAAAGGGACTTTTTAGGGATTAAAAAGATTTATAATTGaattaaaaatgtgaatttaaaaagaatagaGCCAGGGGTTGGTAGGGTGGTGGTGGAAGAATCATCAGCCAAAGCAACCACATCCCTATTGAGTGGTAAGTATTGTTCtctctttatcttcttctttttagttttcctaaaatcaaaataaacataaagaaaaggtttgatgtttgttatattttctGATATAGCTTTCTAGTTGAAACGGTTGTCAAATAAAACTCTCGTTGAATGTTATTAGCATTTTGATCcattaatatttcaaaatgGAATCAAGAGCTTGGCTTCTATGAATATGAGCCATGGTACCACCACCCAAtctttgatatattaatatggCATATCCTATATTTCTAAGTTTTATATGGATGAATTCATCAAAGTAACATTTCTTTTGTCTTATGCTTTGAGTCTTTGACTAAACAATATTTTGACTGAAtatgataattattttttgtgtgCAAAATAATCATTTATGTAAGAAACATTTTAACCCATATTGGAATCAAACTACATGTAAACTTGAGACAATCAAGCTGTTTTTATTCTTGTCGTTTGGTTATATTGACTTCGCGTCATGATCATCAAAAACTTGGATTCTCTGCAACCAAGAATCATGTGACGATAAGCATTTCAAGCATATGTAATAGACAAATAGAATAAATCTATTTCGTAGttcataagagaaaaaaaaatctcgaaCAGAAAATAAATCGGAAATGTTtcactaattaataataatatttgacGTTACACATACTACGAGTCCGACCATAACCGCAAAAGTTGTAGCTATGAGCTAAGGTCTTTCTCGATTAAAACATTGAAGttgaaataaaaatgtaaatgtGAATTAATCACTCTAAATTTATTATGACAACGGAAATGATTTGAGTAGCATAATAAGCTGTGAATGAGCTCACACACCGCACACAAACACTTGACTATACGTTCAAGGaaagccaccaccaccaccaagtCCACCGCCCCCTCCGTCTAAACCGCCTCCACCGAGGagtccaccaccaccaccgaggAGTCCACCACCGCCACCGCCAAGTCCGCCACCACCCAAACCGCCTCCAATTCCAGCATTGATACCAGCATTGATACCAGCTCCAATCCCTATCCCACCAAGGCCACCACCGGCTCCACCGCCGCCGCCAAGGAATTTTTCATCCTTGAATTGGGTATCTCCGGAAATAAGTTTCCTAGCACCGACATTTGCACAAACAAGTGCAATGAAGAGAAGCACAAGCAAGTTAGTGAAAGTGCCtttcatgtttgctttgatggtatagattatttttttgattatgacgaggtgtgtgtgtgtgtgttacaAGAGCATATATAGGCTATGTATTTATATACGCATACATACCTAACTCGGGTGCAAATTAAATGCGAATTGATTTGGACTTAGGACAATGTAGCTTAATTAGGTAAATTAGTCTTAATGAACgtgagtgtttcaaaaaaaaaaaagttttaatgaACGTGTCAAACGAAAGGTATTTTATACAAAGAGGAAATCATATAATGAAACAATTTTCTAGATGGTAAAACGTGAAACGTTGTGCACTGAAATGTTATACTACTATATAATGTTGAGCAATTTTAGACATATTTGAGATGTTATAATCTTTGAGGACATCttattttttgaacaacacTTGACGAAAAATTCTACAATTTCAATTCAAAAATTATTGGTAACGAGTGACTGGTTCATGTTCTTCATGGTATCTTTTTCGCTTTTGAGATGTTGAGTTTCTAACAAGATTAATATATGGATACGATCATCATCATTTCATATAGAAACATATGTTCGTGGATCGTGGTGTAGTGGAGGGGCTCAATCTTATTTGTCAAAACCAAAAATCTATTTTCtgcaaaattattttgtaactcACGTGGTATAAGATGTTACCGGATTATCTATATATCAATTCCGACGCTTAAAACACGGTGTTTATATAACAAAAAGCAGTATTTCAGTGACTAGAGATGCCGTGCCGTGATGGGTAGGTAAGTAAGGACATAAAAAGACCTAACAACTCCACCGCATTTCTATGGATATATTAATTGGGAAGCCAAAGACATACACATGATCATTGAGACCTAATTGAAGATTGATAAAGTAAAGGTAGAGCTCGATATGGAATGTATATACCATAAATGCGTAAATGGATTTGGAATGATACAGTTGAAGTGCGTAGGTGGATCCATTAATATAGACAACTAATCTGACTCCCCTTTAACGATCTTGCCTAACTTGATACAATCAAGCTGTTTTTATTCTTGTATCTTTTGCTGGGGTAATAATCTGTCTTCCTAAATGTTGTTGTTACATGCTGTAGTTGAATTAGCATTAGGTCCGGTTTGATTACGGTTCACCTTCGAATTTGCAGCCATATACAGTACATAGAAGCTAGGTTCTGAGAGGGGAATGTTCTCTTGTTCATGAATCTGAAAATATGGTTGCTAATGCACTAGGTTATCTAATCTTGAATcacctttgtttttttttttgcaatcaTAAATGGTCTTAGAAGCTTGTACATTCTCAttgatttacaatttttttactaCTTTGAGTAAAAATAAGGCTATATAACAAGAAAAGAATATCAAGATCATATCCTTTGTTGTGTAAATGGTCTCAAATTCTTAAAAATTGGAAACTTTTGTGATTAAGTATTGACTCAAAGTATCTCTTTTTcacttcttttttctttgtggAAGTTTCTTAATCTAGAAAATGGATGCTGCATGCCATGGAAGCCGCATTTTTCCAGGAAGGTATGAAACTTGTTTATTATATCTGTTTAACCGTTATGAACTATGTAATTTGTGTTTAATCACTTGTTGTTCTTGCCTCATTTTGTGCGGCAAGAAGGTTGGAAACCGAGCACAAACGGTGGTGAATTTGACTCAATCGCCAGCTGTGAAGCCTCCTCAAGAAATCTCTCAAGAGGCTTCTGCGTTAGTATTATGATTCTTGtaacttatattttattacCATTCTGTGATTGTTCATTTCTCCACGTTGAGTGACAATTCTAGATTCATAAACATtgtttgttccgaagttctagGTTTATAAACATTGCATTTTATGATTGTTTTTGTAATTTGTTGTGTTCATAGACCAATTTATTCTCTTGTATCTTTTGTTGGGGCAAAAACATGTCTTCCTAAATCCTAAATGTTAGTGTTACATGCTGTGGTATTCCCCCCAACATGTGATTCTGTATGGTTTTGGTTGAATTTGAATTAGGTCCGGTTTGATTACGGTTCACCTTCGAATTTTGAAGAACCATTACTGTAACCCGAAACGTGCTTACGACGTCGTATGAAGCGTAACCGTTAAACTGAGACCCAAGTCAAAGTcaaaatcaataaataaaaattaggtCAGATGTCAGCATCCAGATTCCTCCGACTCTTCGTCACTAGACTCGCTCCCGTTGCGATGTCGTCGTCATCGTCATCCTCTTGGTCATGCACCAAATGTACATTCCTCAATTCTCCTTCTCAGAAGCTCAACTGCATGATCTGCTTGACTCCTCTCCCCACCCCTTCGTCCCTCTCGGTTTCCTCCAACGACGAATCTCAATGGGCGTGCAAAGCTTGCACCTTTCTGAACACCTACAAGAACTCAGCCTGCGGAATCTGCGGGACGCGATCGCCGTCGTCTTCTTCTCTCCTTGCCTTCGACGACTTGACCGATTCGGGGAGTCTCGAAAGTaacaccaacaacaacaacaactcaatCGGGTCTGTTTTCTTCCCTCTGCGGCGGTGTAGCAAACGCAAGGCCATGGATGATGATGACGTCATCGAGGTTGATGGTGGTTCTGTGAAGAAAAGAAACGAAATTGAATCGAAAGGTTGGACCTTTAAAACTCCTTGCTCGTTGAAAATGTCCTTACTTTGTTTGATTACTCTATCTGTAGGGGAAGCTTCTGGTTCAGGAACAGCTTTGTCTTGTGTGAAGATTTTGACTTACAATGTTTGGTTCCGTGAAGATCTTGAGTTGAGTAATAGGATGAGAGCGATTGGCCATCTTATCCAGCTTCATTCTCCTCATCTCATATGCTTTCAGgtcatttttttaacatttgacGCTGAGTGAGTTGAATAATAGAAGCAGCTTGATGGTTGTTATGTGGTCTTTGTAGGAAGTTATCCCTGAGATATATGAGATTTTCCGCAAATCCAACTGGTGGAAAGAGTATACTTGTTCTGTCTCAGTCGATGCGGCGCAATCAAGAGGCTACTATTGCATGCTGGTAGGCTCTTTAGCTTGTAGATTTGTCAAGttcctttgatttttttttgtaaactgacTGTTATGGTTGATTTGCAGTTGAGCAAGGTGGGGATGAAGTCTTCAAGCTGTAAAAGCTTTAGGAACTCGATAATGGGAAGAGACTTATCCGTTGCAGAGGTTGAAGTTCCGGGGAGAAAGCCGCTTGTTCTGGCAACAAGCCATCTCGAGAGTCCCTGTCCAGGTCCTCCTAAATGGGACCAGATGTATAGCAGAGAACGCGTTGAACAAGCCAATGAAGCCATCGAGCATCTCAGAGCTAACCCCAACGTGGTATTTGCGGGAGACATGAACTGGGACGACAAGCTAGACGGGAAGTTTCCTTTGCCAGACAAATGGGTCGATGTTTGGGAGGTTTTGAAACCAGGCGATCTTGGTTTTACGTACGACACGAAAGCAAACCCGATGTTGTCTGGTAACCGAGCGTTGCAGAAGCGGTTAGACCGGTTTTTCTGCCGTCTGGATGATTACGAGCTTGGTGGGATCGAGATGGTTGGGAAAGAGGCGATACCTGGTTTGTCATATGTGAAAGAGAAGAGAGTGAGGGGTGACGTCAAGAAGCTGGAGCTTCCAGTGTTGCCTAGCGATCATTTTGGTCTGCTTTTAACTCTTTTGCCAAAATGAGTCCAAACTATCGGAGCTCGAAGTTCCTTTTTTCCCTCGTGGAACTTCTGTGATACTGATAAGCGGTTTTAGCTTCttctttgtgttttgttttggaaAGTCTTCATTTCCTGATTTGAACTGAAAGATCAGTCTTGAGTCCAGCTTTAGCTTTTGTAATGAAAAGTATGAAACTAATCAGTGTTAAAAcactttgataaaaaaaaaatcagtgttAAACACATGAGAGTTTGATTAGCAGGGCTTGGTTTCTGGCAGCTACGAAGCTATTCTTTAAACCTTGAATTTAATGTACAAAGCATGTTATTAACAATTgctatatgttaattttttttgtaattttctccAAGTCTGATTATGTTTAATACTACAAGTCGAAGAACTGCATTGCAGGGTTCATTTGTGTGCTTTTGTGAAAAATGGGTGTAAAAAAGAATTTGAGGAAAGACCAGTGTCTTACTCGCAAATTAAAAACTTTgtcccaaaagaaaaaaacctttttttttctgaaacacaACACTTGAAAAgcgaaaacaaaataaactcgGTTTCTTTGATTTAATCGTCGACTGGTGGTGAAGATGTACGAATCGGCGAACGTCTCCGACGACGCAGACCGTACGGCTTTCCGGCGAGCAGAGAAACATGACAGAGCCTGCTAAGTGATGACGTGAGCGCAAAACAGTCGTACACAATGATCGCTTCAGAAGAGGGTTATTAGTGAATGGGCCTAATCCAGGGTTAAACTAAATTTAAGACCCAACGAGCAGGACGGTTACGGCCCAAAACCAGAATAACAATTAAAGTCGAGACTCTCTCTATAAagaccaaaaaaattcaaaatatcttTATcgcctctcgaaaaacctagcGCAGCAGTCTGTCGCCATGGACGCATCCGTGATCAAAGTAATTATTCTTATCATGGCTTTATGTTTCTGGAATCAGTTGTCTGATTAGATCTTATTTACTTGAGGGTGTGGAAGGTCTGGAGTTGAACGGTAGTGATGCAGCGATTCGAAAGAGCAGgttcgtttctttttttttttttgagatttgtATATCTAATTAGATGGATCATGTGTTATTGTGTCTCACGGTAATTAATTAATATCCTTTTGCAATAATAGAGCAGCATTAGAAGGATTGCGGTTGAGGGATACGATATCTCCTCTCGTAAGGATGTTGTTGAAGAGGGCCTGAGAAAACACTTGGCATCACGTGGAATAAAGCTAATACATGCTTTTGCTCACGAACTAGACTTCAATCGTACTATTCTCTGCAGGTTTGTGACTTCTTCCTCCTCCAGCTTGATCGCTATTGCTGCTTAGTCTATAATAATAATCTTTGTGTCTTACAGATGCGGATTAATCTATGTtaacgaagaagatgaagaaaaggCGTTGACGTGTGATGGAAGTGACATGGGAGGAAGTATTTTACGAGTTACGGCTTACCCTTTTGACAGCAATCGCCTTGACCATTTCTTTGCTACTCCCGAAGCACAAGACAAATACCGACAGCGCGtgtaaattgatttttttttattttttttttcctttcttattTATTAACCTGTTTGTTCTTGTCCTAATATGATGTCCTGCTATTTTAGGTTGAATGTTACAGGATTTGATACTTGCCTTGCTGAGGATAAGGTCGAGGAGATGGCACGTTCGGTTTTCCCTGGATCCTATTGTTCTGTTTTGGGGGAAGTGGTTTTCGTTCATCTCCGTGGAAAAGATGCTATTGAAAAGGCTCTGAAACTTAGCGGACGTTCTGCGGGAGGCTTTAATCTTGTTGTTAATGCTGTCCTCCCACTAAGAAACGATGGCGGCGGTGGCGTCTCTCTCGCACGTACGTTACtttcttcattcttttttttttttttgttgtgtaaAACCGTTCATTCATTtgtatgtttgtttgtttcaggTAGGTTGGCTATGGCTGAGAAAGATGAAGCAGCTAGGTTGGCTGAAGCAGCTAGGTTGGCTAAGGGTAAGAGAACTAAAGCAGCTAGGTTGGCTAAGGCTGAGACAGCTAAAGCAGCTAGGTTGGCTATGGCTGAGAAAGATAAAGCAATTCTATCTGAGGGAAATCAGAAGTCGATCATGACTACCGACtagaaatctctctctctctctcaaatgcTGTCTCTTGTTATTTACTTGTCTTGCAATGCCACCtccttcttttctcttttttggatgttgaattatgtttttatgcGTCTGTGttgttttttatgataaaactCTGTAATAACACTGACAAACTTGGTTGTCCAATCAAGTTTTCAGTAAAGACTTAAGGTTATCATATCTACGTtccacaaaattaaatatttatccaAGTCCTCGGCTCCCTACGATCATGGTTTCGTTTGGTTTTCCACCCTAATTGTCAATTCTCCTTCTCGGCTTCCAAATCTATGTAGCTCTTTTTGGCACACGCAGCTTCCAACATTTTAGTTGCACTTCCACAATTCGTGCTTTCGTTTGTAATGCATTTGAAGCGTTCTAAAGTCTTTGAGAGGTTTTGCTCTTGGATGGTCTATGTTGTTCTTACAACCTTCTTCGCAGCAGTAACATCCCTCGCTGTGACTCTGGACCCTTTCGTGCTTTCGGAATTGCCATGTTGATCTTTTACTTTGAGGCCGGGCAGGGGAAAACGATTTTAGGTGCACTTGGTGTGTGAGAGAACTCGGCACTTATAGATTCCCAATGTTTGACATCTTCAAGCAAATTGTTAATTGAAACATTATACCCTTTTCTATTAATGGCACAAACCAAAATCAATCTCCAAATTCCCTTTAAAATGAACATTTGAAATCCCGCCGCCGACACATTTGAATATCATAAGAAGATCGCAAATTATAttcattaatttaatatatttattgaaacgtttttttttttgtaagatgcttaTTCCCAGCAAAACATGATCCTGTCCTTGAATCTTGATTATTACAAGAAAGAAGAAACCAATGGGTCTATAAAAATGGTTTTGTTTCGTTATCATAAAATGGATAGCTTCCCATGAGTACCTATAGTAATAATATTGTTTACTTCCATAgttaaaactgaaaataaaagaaacgtAAAGCAATAATAGGAATAAGACAGCTTGCATCTGAGTTTCTTTACTGTAAGAAAGAATCTCTTCGTAGAGAGATGTACCTCACCAATTCTCACTCCCCTTTTACTTTTTGCATTTAATTTCGTTAATACAACGGTGAGAGACTATGTTAGAGCTTAACACTCGAGCAAACGTATGAAACACGTGAATTCCTGCTAGAAATAGAAGGCAAGACCTTTAGAATCGGTTAGACTTTGAGACTGGGTTTAAAACCTTTCGGGGTTGGGATGACTGGGACCTGTAGATGGCCAAGAGCGTGCTGAGCACGTTTTTTTAGCCACGGAAGCTTCAAAATCAAAGTACATGCGTCATCATCACAAAACAACACTCAACTACTTCTCAAAAAAGATGTATGCATGCATGCTTTGTTAGAAAACTACAAACTACAGGGGTTCGTTTGTCCACGTTTTTCAAAAATAGGTCTAAAAAGAATTTTGGAGAAAGACCAATGTCTTCATtgcaaattaaaaaaagttagtCCAAAAGCgaaaacaaaactaaactcCTTTGATTCCCAGAGTCAGAGATTTAATCGTCGACGGGTGGTGAAGATGTACGAATCGGCGAACGTCTCTGACGACGCAGATCGTACGGCTTTCCGGAGAGCAGAGAAAAATTACAAGCTTTACTACGAACAAGACTCAAAGTTCTCGAGAAAGTAAGCaccttttttgttttaaaatctcCTCCCATTCATCACTGGCCATTGTTGTATCCTCCCACTTACATTCACTTCAAACTTCGCAGGAAGAAGCTACCTAAACCGGTTGATTTGTCATCGGTTCTCGATTTCAATTCAATTTCACAAGATTTCAACAAGACCGGTGCTTTACCCCACGGAATTAGGGTTGCAGAAGCTGATTCCCAGGTGTTCTGCATCGAGAATCGTCCCGGTAAAGTCAAAATTAAGATCTAATAGAGTTGGGTTTTGTAATTTGATTACTGGGTATGAAGATTTTCAATGAAAGGTTGAAACTTACGTGAAgtgaattttgatttttgatttaggGTTTTACTTTATCCCTAATGCGTTGAGCTTGGAGGAGCAGTGCAAATGGATCAGAGAGAGCTTGACGAGTTTTCTTCAGCCTCCGAATAGGACAAACCACAATGCTGTTTATGGTCCCGTTGCTGATTTGTTTGATTCAGCAAAAGCAAACAAGGTGTTGGTTCAGGAGGATGCTAACGGATGGAAGTTCTATGATGGTGAAGAAGCTAAACAAAGAAGTTGCAAATCAGTTTCAGCTTCAGTTCTGTTAAGGAAGCTTCGTTGGAGCACCCTTGGTCTACAGTTTGATTGGTCCAAGGTCGGTTTTTTGGAACTTGTTTTGATGAAATAGATTAGTATCTACTGCAACCTGAATTGAATTCTTTTTACAGCGCAACTATGATGTTTCTCTGCCTCATAACAACATCCCTGATG is part of the Brassica rapa cultivar Chiifu-401-42 chromosome A09, CAAS_Brap_v3.01, whole genome shotgun sequence genome and harbors:
- the LOC103843224 gene encoding alpha-ketoglutarate-dependent dioxygenase alkB, with amino-acid sequence MYESANVSDDADRTAFRRAEKNYKLYYEQDSKFSRKKKLPKPVDLSSVLDFNSISQDFNKTGALPHGIRVAEADSQVFCIENRPGFYFIPNALSLEEQCKWIRESLTSFLQPPNRTNHNAVYGPVADLFDSAKANKVLVQEDANGWKFYDGEEAKQRSCKSVSASVLLRKLRWSTLGLQFDWSKRNYDVSLPHNNIPDALCQLAKKHAAIAMPAGEEFRPEGAIVNYFGLGDTLGGHLDDMEADWSKPIVSMSLGCKAIFLLGGKSKEDPPHAMYLRSGDVVLMAGEARECFHGVPRIFIDEENADIGALESELSHDSGQFFAEYIKTSRININIRQVF